A region of the Gouania willdenowi chromosome 1, fGouWil2.1, whole genome shotgun sequence genome:
GTGACAACACCTATATAGGCCAGTTTAGAATGCACAGTTTGCTGAAGGTGCCAAACGGCAACAGAATGTACAGAGGCGGAGTTCGTGTCAGAGGAGGGCGAGGAGCAGGCCAAGGAGGGcgaggagggagaggaggagtgCAAGGAGGAAGAGCAAGACAACCACGTACAATCATCACAGATGAAATGCGAGCTACTGTCATTGACCATGTCATTGTCCATGGAATGTCACTGAGAGAAGCTGGACTAAGAGTCCAACCCAACCTCAGCAGGTTCTCAGTGTCCACCATAATTCGGGCATTCAGACAACACAACAGGTATGTACTGTAGTTACTTTGTCTAAATGTTTGTAGCCCACAATCTAAATTGGTTTCACCACATTACGTTTGCTTTGGGAGACTGGACATTTCCATTGATGTTTGTATTGTAGATTGTAAGTCTTTTTTTGAAGAGTGAAAGCATATTTGTTTCTATAGGGTTGAAAGATTGCCACATCATGGTGGAAGGGCTCCCCTATTTACAGCACAGCAAGAGATCCTCATTGTGGACATGGTCCGGGAAAACAACATCATCAGACTCAGGGAAATAAAGGAGAGAGTCATAGCTGACAACATAAATTTTGGAGGTATTGACAGAGTCAGTTTGGCCACCATAGACAGAGTCCTCCGTCGCCAGAAGCTACGCATGAAGCAAGCTTATAGAGTTCCCTTTGAGCGTAACTCGGACAGAATCAAAGAGCTACGTTTCCAGTATGTGCAAGTAAGTATACATACGGGTATACAATGTTGATTGTTCACAGTACAGTGGGTGTACAAGCTCACTGTACTGCACAGTAGCCCACAGTGTACTGTAGTACTCCTTCTGTGACACTACCCATACTCTATTCATTTCCACAGAGAATCTTGGGGTTGGACGCCATGATGAGACAACATGAATACATCTTCCTGGATGAGGCTGGCTTCAACCTCACCAAGAGACGGAGGAGAGGCCGTAACATAATTGGCCAAAGAGCAATTGTGGACGTTCCTGGCCAACGTGGGGGGAATATCACCCTATGTGCAGCCATGACCTCAGAAGGGCTTCTCCACAGGCAGGCTCTCCTTGGGTCCTTCAACACCCAGCGTCTCCTCACATTCCTGGGAGACCTACGGGACATCCTGATTGACCGTGAGCAGCAGAATCTGGTTCCAGCACAGCCTCCTCCCATCTATGTCATCATCTGGGACAACGTCAGTTTTCACCGCACCAACCAGATAAGAGAGTGGTTCAATATACACCAACAATTCCTCAATGTATGTCTGCCACCCTACTCACCTTTCCTCAACCCCATAGAGGAGTTCTTCTCATCATGGCGGTGGAAGGTGTATGACCGGCAACCATATAGTAGAGAGAACCTCCTCAGGGCCATGGACCTGGCCTGTGATGATGTGGGGGATTACTCAGGCTGGGTCCGGCATGCCAGAGCTTTCTTCCCCCGCTGCCTGGCGAGGGAAAACATAGCCTGCGATGTGGACGAGGTCCTGTGGCCTGACCCCACCCGACGACGTGATGCGCAGGCCCGTGCACAGT
Encoded here:
- the LOC114472219 gene encoding uncharacterized protein LOC114472219; this encodes MHSLLKVPNGNRMYRGGVRVRGGRGAGQGGRGGRGGVQGGRARQPRTIITDEMRATVIDHVIVHGMSLREAGLRVQPNLSRFSVSTIIRAFRQHNRVERLPHHGGRAPLFTAQQEILIVDMVRENNIIRLREIKERVIADNINFGGIDRVSLATIDRVLRRQKLRMKQAYRVPFERNSDRIKELRFQYVQRILGLDAMMRQHEYIFLDEAGFNLTKRRRRGRNIIGQRAIVDVPGQRGGNITLCAAMTSEGLLHRQALLGSFNTQRLLTFLGDLRDILIDREQQNLVPAQPPPIYVIIWDNVSFHRTNQIREWFNIHQQFLNVCLPPYSPFLNPIEEFFSSWRWKVYDRQPYSRENLLRAMDLACDDVGDYSGWVRHARAFFPRCLARENIACDVDEVLWPDPTRRRDAQARAQSPAQPPPQVPAQAPPQAPAQAPPQTP